From Pyxicephalus adspersus chromosome 7, UCB_Pads_2.0, whole genome shotgun sequence, a single genomic window includes:
- the LOC140334536 gene encoding uncharacterized protein — protein MSGSRMDKLYISLREELRVFEEQVQKCRVNFDLQTLQRALALLSEDRKVEVYHWKHIEEYVKTSSTTSVQGKQLHKYLSWLLSYVEDLRTMKDAFDDHVVFPLCDNLYVNDENEATPTPIPLSPPNISGTARQLFHHRRNWALLLSTGSSRHQHYNVTPRSMALLHCIPDIFEESLVTANLAQNWILLHETQSKKPSPTSDSRPAIEYLSEVEKDKKLFGAFTQSPDKEAQSHLKDSREHMMFLLWRAGRAEVLENQLKDAKLKVQTMQQDIDELKQFIRTEGQGMSDVQTSISLENQKRLQKLQRQLDLEKFHHQILSSDWQLELEVRPSLIRQINAVHERCAELEGSVNTRNEFRKEPTQESVGTLSDVEWDTNSIISQSSAYSSDVFSTH, from the exons ATGTCTGGCTCCAGGATGGACAAGTTATATATATCCTTACGGGAAGAACTGAGAGTCTTTGAAGAACAAGTTCAGAAGTGTCGAGTCAACTTTGACTTGCAGACCTTGCAGAGAGCCCTGGCTCTGCTGTCAGAAGACCGGAAGGTAGAAGTTTATCATTGGAAACATATAGAGGAATATGTCAAGACTTCCTCCACCACCAGCGTACAAGGGAAGCAACTTCATAAGTACCTATCATGGCTTCTGTCCTACGTGGAGGACCTACGGACTATGAAGGATGCTTTTGATGACCATGTTGTTTTTCCATTGTGTGATAACCTCTATGTCAATGATGAGAATGAGGCTACACCAACACCAATTCCATTGTCTCCACCGAATATCTCTGGCACCGCCAGACAACTTTTTCACCATCGACGTAATTGGGCTCTTCTTCTGAGCACAGGGAGTTCAAGGCACCAACATTATAATGTAACTCCACGTTCCATGGCTCTTCTACATTGCATCCCAGATATATTTGAAGAGAGTCTAGTGACTGCTAACTTAGCACAAAACTGGATTCTGCTCCATGAAACCCAATCTAAGAAACCTTCACCCACTTCTGATTCCCGACCCGCCATTGAATATCTAAGTGAAGTAGAAAAGGACAAAAAACTTTTTGGGGCCTTCACACAGTCACCGGACAAGGAAGCTCAGTCCCATCTGAAGGACTCCAGGGAGCATATGATGTTTCTTCTATGGAGAGCTGGTCGGGCCGAGGTTCTGGAGAACCAACTGAAAGATGCCAAACTGAAAGTTCAAACTATGCAGCAAGACATCGATGAACTAAAGCAGTTCATTCGAACAGAAGGACAGGGGATGTCTGATGTTCAAACCAGTATTAGCCTGGAGAACCAGAAGAGGCTACAAAAACTTCAGAGGCAGTTGGACTTAGAAAAGTTCCACCATCAAATTCTAAGCTCTGATTGGCAGCTTGAGCTGGAAGTTCGACCATCACTCATTCGACAAATCAATGCA GTTCATGAGCGTTGTGCAGAACTTGAAGGCTCTGTGAACACCCGGAATGAGTTCCGCAAGGAGCCCACCCAGGAGTCAGTTGGAACACTAAGCGATGTGGAATGGGATACCAACTCCATCATCTCCCAAAGTTCAGCCTATTCTTCTGATGTTTTCTCCACCCATTGA